In Brassica napus cultivar Da-Ae chromosome C2, Da-Ae, whole genome shotgun sequence, the sequence tatattggttaaaaattaaaaaaaaaactgggtgaaaaaagtaaataatagaAAAGTTGATAAGAATATAATTAGTTAAAACTAAAATggcaaataaattaattaattaaaatcacaCATTTACACCAAAATATAGTTTATTAATTAAAGCAATATTTACCTAGTTTTAAAGTgtatattttaagataatttGCTAGGTTGatcaactaaataaataaaaatcaatttgcCATCCTCTCTTGACCGTCTTTCAAAACTTTGGGACCATACGACTTtgactctctctctttctaaaaTCTGTCCATCTTATTTGGCTGCTTCTTCTCTCTACTTTTCTtcactttaatattttctatcttttcaaataagaaaataaaaatagaacgAATAACTTTccttgatcaaaaaaaaaaaaaaaaaaagaacgaatAACTTTCCCTCCCTCCATACTCTCTCTGGTTATCACATAAGCTACGCGATGGAGCTCTCTAATTATCTATCCTCcttcctcatcttcatcttcatcttcaaatTCTCATAATCTTCTGTTGTGTTTGGGAGAAAGTGACATCATTCTTCATGGATGCAATCTTCTTAACGGATGATCCGAATACCCGGAAACAATTAATTGGGTCGCTAGCTCATTCTTTCGGATGCATCTACGTTTCTCTCTGGTCCTATTATTTTCCTCGACCGTCTAAGTAATAATCATCATATCTTCCTCTTTCTTGATCCTTACATATATATACCCATTACACATGTCATGTTCATATATCTTTATAATGTATggtatatatttactattttattcacaaaggtgcattttattttttgagctTCAGCTACTTGATATCATTCGATGGATATTACAATGAAGCATCTCACGAGCCTTCTACGTCTACTGGAAGTTTAGCGAGAAGATTGTTCCATGAGTATCGCCAATCCGTCATTCCTCTCCAAAATGGGTAAAATTATTCACTATGAAGACATAGACATGTGCATAACGTCTGagttctatatatatacacatgcaTACTAGAATATTGTATAATCTAAATGTTTTGATTATTCAATGAAGACATATACCAAGCATGGCGTTCATGAATAATCTCCCATACCTAGAGATTCAGACACAAGATATTCAAAGACTTGCTTCTAACGACGCACAGCGTCTCTTCTATCAGGTCATTATCAATTCTAACCAATAATGCTAATACCATTTCTTGTCAATGATATGAAAATTCATTGCTAATCATTTCCCTACTCATTTCATCAAATTTCGCAGGAAGCCAGGATTCAggtacattttttattttttgtacaaCTTCCAACCAAAATGTAATAGAGatattatattcaatttatgtatatataacgttgtattgtatatgtataatgATCAGACGGTGATATTCATGGGTTGTCGGAGCGGGGAGATCGAACTCGGATTGACGTATGATGCTGCAAATGTATGTATTTATACGtataatatttaattcaataaaatcattattattatttttgtctctctttctctatataaacatatattaatactGTATGTACATGTACATTGACCCAAACGACAGATGAAAGTAGAAGCAAGTCTTCGAGATTGGTTCCCTGAAGATTTCAGTAGAAAGACTTCTCCGGTCAACTCAGACTATCTCCGGCCACCGCCTCCTCCGTCTTCATCCTCTTCCTCTCTTAGATCACTAGACAGTCCCCAAAACGCCTCCGAATATTCTTCTCTCTTATTCCCACTCATCCCTAAACCTTCAACGACAACTGACGCCGTTAATGTTCCGCTGCATACGCTGCTAGCTCCGGTCACCACAGCAGAAACAACGAACAACATGATCCATCAACGACAACAAGAGCCTTTGTTTCGCAACCGTGAACGTGAGGAGGAAGTAATGACGCAAGCTATCTTAGCGGTTTTGTCGACGTCTTCAAGTCCTTCGTCGCCGCATCGAAAAGGAAAGGCCACCGCTTTTAAGAGATACTACTGCGTGGCTAGCGGCGGCGGTGTGAGCGGTAGAGCACCGCAACCGCCGAGTGTACGGAGGCAAAGTATGATGAAAAGAGCTATTTCGTTCTACAATAGGCTTAACATTAACTGGAGAGAGCGTTTTCCTAGGGAAAACGCTACCGGCGGCGGCAGTGATGGAATCGGTGGAAGCGGTGGCGGGCGTGGGCCAACCGCAACGCAGTTGCATCATATGATATCGGAGAGGAAACGGCGAGAAAAGCTTAATGAGAGCTTTCAAGCATTAAGATCTCTCCTTCCTCCTGGAACTAAGGTATGTGCTACCATCTTGTTTTCATGACATAAGTTCAATTTGTATACAAGAATTAAAATTCCTTAACCTTTTCAAACTTTAACTAAAAACGTATTAAACACTTTGGCTAagattgtttcttttatatatatatatgatcacaATACTTTTATCATGCTGTCTATACATTAGATTTCTAGGTTACatataaatttcatatactAACCATGGTATATGTTTTGAGCTAGTGTTATGGTTTCATTTACTAACCATGATATATGTTTTGAGCTGTTATGgttagaaaatatatgtatttgagCTAATGTTATGGTTAAAACTTTTGAACAGAAAGATAAAGCATCGGTCCTCACCATTGCAAAGGATCATCTAACTTCTTTGCAAGGTGACATTTCGAAACTACTAGAGAGAAATCGAGAGCTGGAGGCTAAGCTAGCGGGGGAAAGAGAGATGGAAAATTTTTTACAAGCCGATGAGAGGTTTAACGTTCGTATAATACATATACCCGAATCCACATCCAGAGAAAGGGTTTTGGATCTAAGAATTGCTCACAGAGGAGACAACAT encodes:
- the LOC111211997 gene encoding putative transcription factor bHLH041 — its product is MDAIFLTDDPNTRKQLIGSLAHSFGCIYVSLWSYYFPRPSNYLISFDGYYNEASHEPSTSTGSLARRLFHEYRQSVIPLQNGHIPSMAFMNNLPYLEIQTQDIQRLASNDAQRLFYQEARIQTVIFMGCRSGEIELGLTYDAANMKVEASLRDWFPEDFSRKTSPVNSDYLRPPPPPSSSSSSLRSLDSPQNASEYSSLLFPLIPKPSTTTDAVNVPLHTLLAPVTTAETTNNMIHQRQQEPLFRNREREEEVMTQAILAVLSTSSSPSSPHRKGKATAFKRYYCVASGGGVSGRAPQPPSVRRQSMMKRAISFYNRLNINWRERFPRENATGGGSDGIGGSGGGRGPTATQLHHMISERKRREKLNESFQALRSLLPPGTKKDKASVLTIAKDHLTSLQGDISKLLERNRELEAKLAGEREMENFLQADERFNVRIIHIPESTSRERVLDLRIAHRGDNIGADDLIIRLLEFLKQINNVSLVSIDGKTRAREDGVTSVVLVSLRLKIEGECDESAFQEAIRRVVADLAH